A genomic stretch from Nocardia wallacei includes:
- a CDS encoding GNAT family N-acetyltransferase, whose translation MIRPATPADVPALVELVYDLAEYEKARHECRLTAEQLHAALFAPNPALFAHVAQQDSGGEILGCAIWFLNYSTWTGTHGIYLEDLYVKPEARGIGLGKALLAELARVAVARGYHRVAWSVLDWNTPSIEFYDSLGAEPQDEWTGYRLTGAALARLAES comes from the coding sequence ATGATCCGCCCCGCCACGCCCGCCGACGTGCCCGCCCTGGTGGAGCTGGTCTACGACCTGGCCGAGTACGAGAAGGCCCGGCACGAGTGCCGGCTCACCGCCGAACAGCTGCACGCGGCACTGTTCGCTCCGAATCCGGCACTGTTCGCCCATGTGGCACAACAGGATTCGGGCGGGGAGATACTCGGCTGCGCGATCTGGTTCCTGAACTACTCGACCTGGACCGGCACGCACGGCATCTACCTCGAGGACCTCTACGTCAAGCCGGAGGCCCGCGGCATCGGCCTGGGCAAGGCGCTGCTCGCCGAACTCGCCCGGGTGGCGGTCGCGCGGGGCTACCACCGGGTGGCGTGGTCGGTGCTGGACTGGAACACCCCGTCCATCGAGTTCTACGACTCACTCGGCGCCGAACCCCAGGACGAGTGGACCGGCTACCGCCTCACCGGCGCCGCCCTCGCCCGCCTGGCCGAGTCCTGA
- a CDS encoding GNAT family N-acetyltransferase, which yields MDITVRAAGLSDVRDLAGVLGAAFADDPVIGWLIRDDRVRARRAAHMFAALVRHQFIDLGGVDVAFDDTGGMVGAAVWAPPGDRRPSTLTELRTLPGLARAFRTRLPAAGQLAQRMQAEHPREPHWYLAFVGTLPRVRGRGVAHALLEPRVAHCDSTGAPAYLESSKRENIPYYERYGFEVTGELDVTAGGPPVWPMWRQPR from the coding sequence ATGGATATCACGGTCCGGGCGGCGGGGTTGTCGGATGTGCGCGATCTGGCGGGGGTGCTCGGTGCGGCGTTCGCCGACGACCCGGTCATCGGCTGGCTGATTCGCGACGATCGGGTGCGGGCCCGGCGGGCCGCCCATATGTTCGCCGCCCTCGTCCGGCATCAGTTCATCGATCTCGGCGGCGTGGATGTGGCCTTCGACGACACGGGCGGCATGGTCGGCGCGGCAGTGTGGGCCCCACCCGGCGATCGGCGGCCCTCCACTCTGACCGAACTGCGTACGCTGCCGGGGCTGGCGCGGGCGTTCCGTACCCGGTTGCCCGCGGCCGGACAGCTCGCCCAGCGCATGCAGGCCGAGCACCCGCGCGAACCGCACTGGTATCTCGCCTTCGTGGGCACACTGCCGCGGGTGCGGGGGCGCGGCGTGGCGCATGCCCTGCTCGAGCCGCGGGTCGCGCATTGCGACAGCACCGGCGCGCCCGCATATCTGGAGTCCAGCAAGCGCGAGAACATTCCGTATTACGAGCGCTACGGATTCGAGGTCACCGGCGAACTCGACGTGACCGCCGGCGGCCCGCCGGTGTGGCCGATGTGGCGGCAGCCGCGCTGA